A single Muntiacus reevesi chromosome 9, mMunRee1.1, whole genome shotgun sequence DNA region contains:
- the LOC136175521 gene encoding olfactory receptor 5T2-like: MKNVTEVTSFLLKGFTDNLELQIILFFLFLAIYLSTLIGNLGLIVLVIGDCRLHSPMYYFLSVLSSVDACYSSVVTPKMLVDLMSKSKAISFLECATQMFLAVTFGTTECFLLAAMAYDRCVAIYDPLRYSASMGPRVYVSLIIASCVGGILHASVHTVATFSLSFCASNEIRHVFCDTPPLLAISCSDTHTNQLLLFSFVGSIEIVTVLSVLISYGFILLAILRMPSAVGRRKVFSTCGSHLTGVSIFHGTVLFMYVRPSSSYALNHDMIVSLFYSVVIPMLNPIIYSLRNKDVKEAMKKVFGKNWFINKVHFQSKF; the protein is encoded by the coding sequence ATGAAGAATGTCACTGAAGTAACATCCTTTTTACTGAAAGGCTTCACAGACAATCTTGAACTGCAAATCATCTTATTCTTCTTGTTTCTAGCAATTTACCTCTCCACATTGATTGGAAATTTAGGACTGATTGTACTAGTCATTGGGGATTGCCGGCTCCACAGCCCCATGTACTATTTTCTGAGTGTGCTTTCATCTGTGGATGCCTGCTATTCTTCAGTAGTCACCCCCAAAATGTTAGTAGATCTTATGTCAAAGAGCAAAGCCATTTCCTTCCTTGAATGTGCAACACAGATGTTTCTTGCTGTTACTTTTGGGACCACAGAGTGCTTCCTCTTGGCTGCGATGGCGTATGACCGCTGTGTGGCCATCTACGACCCGCTCCGGTATTCAGCCAGCATGGGACCCAGGGTCTATGTGTCCCTCATCATTGCTTCCTGTGTTGGTGGCATCTTGCATGCTTCTGTACACACCGTGGCTACTTTCAGCCTCTCCTTCTGTGCCTCCAATGAAATCAGGCATGTCTTCTGTGACACCCCTCCCCTCCTGGCTATTTCTTGCTCTGACACTCACACAAACCAGCTTCTGCTCTTCTCCTTCGTGGGCTCCATTGAGATAGTCACTGTCCTGAGTGTCCTGATCTCCTATGGTTTCATCCTGTTGGCCATTCTGAGGATGCCATCTGCTGTAGGGAGAAGGAAAGTCTTTTCTACATGTGGTTCTCACCTAACTGGAGTGTCTATTTTTCATGGTACAGTTCTCTTCATGTATGTGAGACCAAGTTCCAGCTATGCCTTGAACCATGACATGATCGTGTCACTGTTTTACAGTGTCGTGATTCCAATGCTGAATCCCATCATCTACAGTTTAAGGAACAAAGATGTAAAAGAGGCAATGAAAAAAGTGTTTGGGAAAAATTGGTTTATCAATAAAGTACATTttcagagtaaattttaa